The genomic DNA GCACACGCTCTTCCCCCGGATCCTGACCCAGCACGCGCGCGGCGATGATCTTGGCCGCCCGGTTGCCGATCTCGTAGCGGCAGGCGTCCATCGTCGCCAGCTTGCGCGGCAGCCCGTCCAGCAGTTCGACACCGTTGAACCCAGCCAGACCGATCTGTCCCGGGATATCCACGCCCTGACCCAGCAGGTACATCAGACCACCCGCACCGATCATATCATTGGAATAATACAGAAAATCAAGCTCTGGATGACGCTCCAGCATCGCCTGCGTCATCTCTCTGCCCTTGGTCAGGGCCGATCCACCGGCATAGAAATCGCGGTCGGTAATCTCGATCCCCGATTTCGCCAGCGTGCGCGTGAACCCTTCGAACCGCTTGCGGGCGCGGTGGTCCAGCGGCATCTGCGTCCCCATGAAGCCGATCTTGCGATACCCCGCCGCGACGATCGCCTCGCCCATTTCCCGCCCCGCGCGGCGGTGCGAGATGCCGACGCAGGCGTCGATGGGATCGCCGTCGGTATCCATGATCTCGACCACGGGGATTCCGGCCTGCGCCAGCATCGCCCGCGACGGATCGGAATGTTCCAGACCGGCGATGATGATCCCGGCGGGGCGCCAGGACAGCATTTCGAACAGCACCTTCTCCT from Loktanella sp. M215 includes the following:
- a CDS encoding LacI family DNA-binding transcriptional regulator, translated to MTLRDVSEASGVSEMTVSRVLRDKGDVSAATRAKVKDAAKRLGYVPNRIAGSLASSHVNLIAVIIPSLKNMVFPEVLSGISEGLDDTDLQPVFGVTEYRPEREEKVLFEMLSWRPAGIIIAGLEHSDPSRAMLAQAGIPVVEIMDTDGDPIDACVGISHRRAGREMGEAIVAAGYRKIGFMGTQMPLDHRARKRFEGFTRTLAKSGIEITDRDFYAGGSALTKGREMTQAMLERHPELDFLYYSNDMIGAGGLMYLLGQGVDIPGQIGLAGFNGVELLDGLPRKLATMDACRYEIGNRAAKIIAARVLGQDPGEERVQLTPRIDLGDTLIRG